From one Leptospira stimsonii genomic stretch:
- a CDS encoding LolA family protein: MAFLKIRRLLPGAAGLILVCGISVSGDPGRDRLNALLGRMGEISSLRASVTINNEISGTLSFKKPNYLHVKFSDGRVVSSNGRFLWFYSPARAIVGKQDLRGSTGGVFGLLSGYEEVTQVGGSIRLKSPTKTYEEIVVTMNPDNTPKSLRMKHRGSGEYTSISFSGVQTNVGLSASLFNFSAPSSAQIVENPLNEKE, from the coding sequence ATGGCATTTTTGAAAATCAGGAGACTACTCCCGGGTGCCGCAGGACTGATCCTAGTCTGCGGCATTTCTGTTTCAGGGGATCCTGGACGCGACAGACTCAACGCACTCTTAGGAAGAATGGGAGAAATTTCCAGTCTTCGAGCCAGCGTAACCATCAATAACGAAATTTCCGGAACACTTTCCTTTAAGAAACCGAACTATTTACACGTCAAATTCTCAGACGGCAGAGTTGTATCTTCCAACGGAAGATTTCTTTGGTTCTATTCTCCAGCAAGAGCGATCGTAGGCAAACAAGATCTCCGCGGAAGCACGGGCGGCGTCTTTGGATTGTTAAGCGGTTACGAAGAAGTGACCCAAGTTGGAGGATCGATCCGACTCAAATCGCCGACAAAAACATACGAAGAAATTGTTGTAACAATGAATCCGGATAACACACCGAAATCGTTAAGAATGAAACACAGAGGATCCGGCGAATATACTTCGATCAGCTTTTCCGGTGTGCAGACTAACGTAGGTTTATCCGCTTCTCTTTTTAACTTCAGCGCTCCTTCCAGTGCGCAGATCGTTGAAAACCCGTTAAACGAAAAGGAATAG
- the trpS gene encoding tryptophan--tRNA ligase, giving the protein MRILTGVQPSGKLHLGNFFSVIRKLKEYQDSKDLYCFVADLHSLTTFSSKEKQKENTYNAVCDFLALGIDPEKCTFWLQSSVPEVNELTWYLSHFISVNQLELAHSYKDKVAKGFHPRGGLFFYPVLMAADILGFDGDRVPVGKDQKQHLEFARDIAACFNREVGHVFKIPEPEIDEATALVPGTDGQKMSKSYGNTINFFDSEKELKKSIMSIMTDSAGVDETKDPDKSHIYAIHSLFLNEKDKQVLREKFLTPGTGYGDLKKQLLQDTLDYFAPFRKERERIGADSSFVESALKKGKEKAQKTITGVLDRVRKELGMYRF; this is encoded by the coding sequence ATGAGGATTCTTACAGGAGTCCAACCCTCCGGAAAACTTCATTTAGGAAATTTTTTCTCTGTCATCCGTAAACTCAAAGAATACCAAGATTCCAAAGACCTTTATTGTTTCGTTGCAGACCTACATTCCTTAACCACATTCTCATCGAAAGAAAAACAAAAAGAAAACACTTACAATGCTGTTTGTGATTTTCTCGCACTTGGAATCGATCCGGAAAAATGCACGTTCTGGCTCCAATCTTCGGTTCCGGAAGTCAACGAATTGACTTGGTATTTAAGTCATTTTATTTCCGTAAATCAGCTGGAGTTGGCACATTCTTATAAGGATAAGGTGGCCAAAGGGTTTCATCCGAGAGGTGGGCTTTTCTTTTATCCCGTTCTGATGGCGGCCGATATCCTCGGTTTCGACGGAGATCGTGTTCCAGTGGGAAAGGATCAAAAACAACACTTAGAATTCGCGAGAGATATCGCGGCCTGCTTTAACAGAGAAGTGGGACATGTTTTTAAGATCCCCGAACCTGAGATCGACGAAGCGACAGCCCTCGTGCCGGGAACCGATGGACAAAAAATGTCTAAGTCGTACGGAAACACGATCAACTTTTTCGATTCAGAAAAAGAGCTTAAGAAATCTATAATGTCCATTATGACCGACTCCGCCGGAGTCGACGAAACGAAAGATCCGGACAAAAGTCATATCTATGCGATCCATTCTTTATTTTTAAATGAAAAAGATAAACAAGTCCTAAGAGAAAAATTCCTTACGCCGGGAACCGGCTACGGAGATCTCAAAAAACAACTTCTTCAGGACACGTTAGACTACTTTGCCCCTTTTAGGAAGGAAAGAGAAAGAATCGGAGCAGACTCAAGTTTTGTCGAAAGCGCCCTCAAAAAAGGGAAGGAAAAGGCCCAAAAAACCATCACCGGAGTTTTGGATCGGGTTCGCAAAGAACTGGGAATGTATCGTTTTTAA